From the Chitinolyticbacter meiyuanensis genome, one window contains:
- the pxpA gene encoding 5-oxoprolinase subunit PxpA encodes MGHVIDLNADLGEGYDYDAELMPLISSVNVACGGHAGDVDTMRHTVRLAKHHGVAIGAHPSYPDRQHFGRVSLDLSPMLLVEVLTSQLWALNAVCIEEGISIAYVKPHGALYNDAARDPALARLLADTVREIDPDLALMGLAGSAMMAAAREAGLQPVAEAFVDRAYRADGTLVPRSLPHSVHHDEGTAVGQACDLVEQRGVRDEHGAWLPVSAQSLCLHGDTPQAHRFAEQLRAEFARRDIRVAPVWLETCGLD; translated from the coding sequence GTGGGCCATGTGATCGATCTCAATGCCGACCTCGGCGAAGGCTACGACTACGACGCCGAACTGATGCCGCTGATTTCGTCGGTGAATGTGGCGTGCGGCGGCCATGCCGGTGACGTCGACACCATGCGGCACACGGTGCGGCTGGCCAAGCATCACGGTGTGGCGATCGGCGCGCACCCGAGTTATCCGGATCGTCAGCACTTCGGTCGGGTATCGCTCGATCTGTCGCCGATGCTGCTGGTCGAAGTGCTCACCTCGCAGCTGTGGGCGCTGAACGCCGTCTGCATCGAGGAGGGCATCAGCATCGCCTACGTGAAACCGCACGGTGCGCTCTACAACGACGCCGCCCGTGATCCCGCACTGGCGCGGCTCCTGGCCGACACGGTGCGCGAGATCGATCCGGACTTGGCGCTGATGGGGCTGGCCGGCTCGGCGATGATGGCGGCAGCGCGCGAGGCGGGTCTGCAGCCGGTGGCGGAAGCCTTTGTCGATCGCGCCTACCGTGCCGACGGCACGCTGGTGCCGCGTTCGTTGCCGCACTCGGTGCATCACGATGAGGGCACGGCCGTCGGCCAGGCCTGCGATCTGGTCGAGCAGCGCGGCGTGCGCGACGAACACGGCGCCTGGCTGCCGGTCTCGGCGCAGAGCCTGTGCCTGCATGGCGACACCCCGCAGGCGCATCGCTTCGCCGAACAGCTGCGTGCCGAATTCGCCCGCCGCGACATCCGCGTGGCGCCCGTCTGGCTGGAAACCTGCGGCCTGGACTGA
- a CDS encoding CidA/LrgA family protein: protein MLYGLTVLFAFLLAGEMIVRTAGLPIPGSVLAMLLLTAWLLLRRGVEPRVAKVSSGLMRYMPLFFVPAGVGVMDLGPQLASEGWSMLAVIVLSTLITLAVTALTLQWLLRRQR, encoded by the coding sequence ATGCTCTACGGCCTCACCGTTCTCTTTGCCTTCCTGCTCGCCGGCGAGATGATTGTCCGCACTGCCGGCCTGCCCATTCCGGGTAGCGTGCTCGCCATGTTGCTGCTTACTGCGTGGTTGCTGCTGCGCCGCGGCGTGGAGCCGCGGGTGGCCAAGGTGTCGTCCGGGTTGATGCGCTACATGCCGCTCTTCTTCGTGCCGGCCGGGGTCGGCGTGATGGATCTGGGGCCGCAGCTGGCCAGCGAAGGCTGGTCCATGCTGGCGGTCATCGTGCTCTCCACGCTGATCACGCTGGCGGTCACCGCGCTCACGCTGCAATGGCTGCTGAGGCGGCAACGATGA
- a CDS encoding biotin-dependent carboxyltransferase family protein encodes MSVVILKAGPQATVEDLGRPGYRPLGVPGGGACDAPALRIGNLLVGNAEGAAGLEITLGGLQLRFERAGLFALTGAAVPASLDGMPIAGWCSVQARAGSVLRLGFASEGARAYLCLAGGIAVPPVLGSRSTGLLAGLGGHHGRALQPGDVLVLGEPVPAPVGRAVRAPHRGEVLRVLPGPEWPLLTREQQKALLGAVWSVSPDSNRMGARLAGPALAVEAASLPSHAVLPGVVQLPPSGQPIVLLADAQTTGGYAKPLVVIAADLWRAAQLRPGDALRFAEVSTQAALVALGVQQDWINRIARRLSWAM; translated from the coding sequence ATGAGCGTTGTCATCCTCAAGGCCGGCCCGCAGGCCACGGTGGAGGACCTCGGCCGGCCCGGCTACCGGCCGCTCGGCGTGCCCGGCGGTGGCGCGTGCGACGCACCGGCCTTGCGGATTGGCAACCTGCTGGTCGGCAATGCGGAGGGCGCTGCCGGGCTGGAAATCACCCTCGGCGGGCTGCAACTGCGGTTTGAACGCGCTGGCCTGTTCGCGCTGACCGGTGCCGCGGTGCCTGCCAGCCTGGATGGTATGCCGATTGCCGGCTGGTGCAGCGTGCAGGCGCGGGCTGGCAGCGTATTGCGGCTGGGCTTTGCAAGCGAAGGTGCACGTGCCTACCTGTGCCTGGCCGGCGGCATTGCCGTGCCACCGGTGCTGGGCAGCCGATCGACCGGGTTGCTGGCCGGTCTGGGCGGGCATCACGGCCGTGCGCTGCAGCCGGGTGATGTCTTGGTGCTTGGCGAGCCTGTCCCGGCGCCAGTCGGCAGGGCCGTGCGTGCGCCGCACCGTGGCGAAGTGCTGCGCGTGCTGCCTGGGCCGGAATGGCCGCTGCTCACGCGCGAGCAGCAGAAGGCGCTGCTCGGCGCGGTCTGGTCGGTGAGCCCGGACAGCAACCGCATGGGCGCACGGCTGGCCGGCCCGGCGCTGGCGGTGGAGGCCGCATCGCTGCCGTCACACGCGGTACTGCCGGGCGTGGTACAACTGCCGCCATCGGGCCAGCCCATCGTGCTGCTGGCCGATGCGCAGACCACCGGGGGCTACGCCAAGCCACTGGTGGTGATTGCCGCCGACCTGTGGCGCGCGGCGCAATTGCGGCCCGGCGATGCCCTGCGCTTCGCCGAGGTCTCGACACAGGCCGCACTGGTGGCGCTGGGTGTCCAGCAGGATTGGATCAACCGCATCGCAAGGAGGTTGTCGTGGGCCATGTGA
- the pxpB gene encoding 5-oxoprolinase subunit PxpB, protein MSDAQLTIQPVGETALTLSAGEGLATQRRLWAAWHALRQRLPEVEWILGVGNLTGHYDPLATPARLIEKALEGAWTHSAGSEFEQGRTIEIPVRYGGEHGPDLAPVAEQTGLTEDEVIALHAKPDYVVYCLGFLPGFAYLGGLDARISVPRRATPRLRVPAGAVGIAGNQTGIYPLASPGGWQLIGRTDTPLFDPYRETPGLLAPGDTVRFVAAA, encoded by the coding sequence TTGAGCGACGCGCAACTGACGATACAGCCGGTTGGTGAAACGGCGCTGACGCTGTCGGCCGGCGAGGGCCTCGCCACGCAGCGCCGGCTGTGGGCGGCTTGGCATGCCTTGCGCCAGCGCCTGCCGGAGGTGGAGTGGATACTGGGCGTCGGCAACCTCACCGGGCACTACGATCCGCTTGCCACTCCGGCGCGGCTGATCGAGAAGGCGCTGGAAGGCGCTTGGACGCACAGCGCCGGCAGCGAGTTCGAGCAAGGCCGCACCATCGAAATCCCGGTGCGCTACGGCGGCGAACACGGCCCTGATCTCGCCCCGGTCGCCGAGCAGACCGGCCTCACCGAAGATGAGGTGATTGCGCTGCATGCTAAGCCCGATTACGTGGTGTATTGCCTGGGTTTTCTGCCGGGCTTTGCCTATCTCGGTGGGCTCGACGCACGCATCAGCGTGCCTCGCCGGGCAACGCCGCGGCTGCGGGTACCTGCTGGCGCGGTGGGTATTGCCGGCAATCAGACCGGCATCTATCCATTGGCGTCGCCAGGAGGCTGGCAACTGATCGGCCGTACCGATACACCGCTGTTCGATCCCTATCGCGAGACGCCGGGCCTGCTGGCGCCGGGCGATACGGTGCGCTTCGTGGCGGCGGCATGA
- a CDS encoding MarC family NAAT transporter: MLQELIATFLATITALLPIVNPLYTATVLPSMVVNLSPEERERQLTRACYYAAGILITFLLVGALIMDFFAISIPGLRIAGGLIVAYIGFTMLFPNESGTLPDAAQREAESKRDISFTPLAMPSIAGPGSIAVVVSLSSSMHNNTDLPLWLGYLVVIVGIVTVMWLSWLSLRAAKRLYALLGENGINAVSRVMGFLLICIGVQFLINGVRDLLHDPAFIPQRPAAAVSAPAQP, encoded by the coding sequence ATGCTGCAGGAACTGATCGCTACCTTCCTCGCCACCATCACGGCGCTGCTGCCCATCGTCAACCCGCTCTACACCGCCACCGTGCTGCCCAGCATGGTGGTCAACCTCTCGCCCGAGGAGCGCGAGCGCCAGCTCACCCGTGCCTGCTATTACGCGGCCGGCATCCTGATCACCTTCCTGCTGGTTGGCGCGCTGATCATGGATTTCTTCGCGATTTCCATCCCCGGTTTGCGCATCGCTGGCGGGTTGATCGTCGCCTACATCGGCTTCACCATGCTGTTCCCCAACGAATCGGGCACCTTGCCCGACGCCGCCCAGCGCGAGGCCGAATCCAAGCGCGACATCTCGTTCACGCCGCTGGCGATGCCCTCGATCGCGGGGCCGGGCTCGATCGCCGTGGTGGTGTCGCTGTCGTCGTCGATGCACAACAACACCGACCTGCCGCTGTGGCTGGGCTATCTGGTGGTGATCGTTGGCATCGTCACCGTGATGTGGCTATCGTGGCTCAGCCTGCGCGCGGCCAAGCGGCTGTACGCGCTGTTGGGGGAAAACGGCATCAACGCCGTATCACGGGTGATGGGCTTCTTGCTGATCTGCATCGGCGTGCAGTTTTTGATCAACGGCGTACGCGACTTGCTGCACGACCCGGCCTTCATCCCGCAGCGACCAGCAGCTGCCGTGTCCGCGCCAGCACAGCCGTGA
- the murI gene encoding glutamate racemase, with protein MSTPQAHHAIGVFDSGVGGLTVVRALMDRLPFEHITYFGDTARVPYGVKSVATIEHYTQQIADFLLQRDVKMLIIACNTMAAVAAEKVRENATVPVLDVIEAGAKNAVAHTQSGGIGVIGTPTTINSNAYARAIHQLNPDCRVYSQACPLFVPLVEEGWLDHPVTKLTAQEYLKPVFVERIDTLVLGCTHYPLLKPLLLDVAGSRIGLVDSAISIADQAAELLQQQGLANPSRTRPDYRYHVTDVPVKFQTIGERFLGRSLGQVELVQW; from the coding sequence ATGTCCACCCCCCAAGCCCATCATGCCATCGGTGTCTTCGATTCCGGCGTAGGCGGCCTCACGGTCGTGCGCGCGCTGATGGACAGACTGCCGTTCGAGCACATCACCTATTTTGGCGACACCGCGCGCGTGCCCTACGGCGTGAAGTCGGTCGCCACCATCGAACACTACACCCAGCAGATCGCCGATTTCCTGCTGCAGCGCGATGTGAAGATGCTGATCATCGCCTGCAACACCATGGCCGCCGTCGCCGCAGAAAAAGTGCGCGAAAACGCCACCGTGCCGGTGCTCGACGTGATCGAGGCCGGGGCGAAGAACGCCGTTGCGCACACCCAATCCGGCGGCATCGGCGTGATCGGTACGCCGACCACCATCAATTCCAACGCCTACGCCCGCGCCATCCACCAGCTCAATCCGGATTGCCGCGTCTATTCGCAGGCCTGCCCGCTGTTCGTGCCGCTGGTGGAAGAAGGCTGGCTCGACCATCCGGTCACCAAACTGACCGCACAGGAATACCTGAAGCCGGTATTCGTCGAGCGTATCGATACGCTGGTGCTCGGCTGCACCCACTACCCGCTGCTCAAGCCCTTGCTGCTCGACGTGGCCGGCAGCCGCATCGGCCTCGTCGATTCGGCGATTTCCATCGCCGACCAGGCTGCCGAACTGTTGCAGCAGCAAGGCCTCGCCAATCCCAGCCGCACCCGGCCGGACTATCGCTACCACGTGACCGATGTGCCGGTGAAGTTCCAGACCATCGGCGAGCGCTTCCTCGGTCGTAGCCTGGGGCAGGTCGAGCTGGTGCAGTGGTAA
- a CDS encoding N-acetylmuramoyl-L-alanine amidase has translation MARPTRPAELNTTRRQLLGAAGGVLLLSVLPVGARAATPSVVAVRMWPAQAYTRITIESDAPLSFKQFLLKNPDRLVVDLEGVELSGELQSLAGKVSADDPYIQQMRAGRFKPGMVRLVIDLKTEIKPQVFTLPPVADYQHRLVIDAYPAVQTDPLLAFLDDQHTPVPPQADQNKPEAAKVEPSKPDQPLRHEDLKVDRLVTVVLDPGHGGEDPGAVGPNGNHEKTVVLQIAKRLKSMLETEPNMRVVLTRDGDYFVPLGTRVKKARAAKADLFVSIHADAFTRPDANGSSVFALSERGATSTAARWLAQTQNDADLIGGVKLDVKDAHLARTLMDLTQTATINDSLKLGKHMLGELGSINRLHKAKVEQAGFAVLKAPDIPSVLVETAFISNPDEERRLVSDDYQQKMALALFTGIKRYFAANPPLARTKVASR, from the coding sequence ATGGCTCGCCCGACTCGACCTGCCGAACTGAATACCACCCGCCGCCAGTTGCTGGGCGCAGCCGGCGGCGTGCTGCTGCTGTCGGTGCTGCCGGTCGGCGCCCGGGCTGCCACGCCCTCGGTGGTGGCGGTGCGGATGTGGCCAGCCCAGGCCTACACCCGCATCACCATCGAATCGGATGCGCCACTCAGCTTCAAGCAGTTCCTGCTGAAGAATCCGGATCGGCTGGTGGTGGACCTGGAAGGCGTGGAGCTCAGTGGCGAACTGCAGAGCCTGGCTGGCAAGGTCAGCGCGGACGACCCCTACATCCAGCAGATGCGCGCCGGCCGTTTCAAGCCCGGCATGGTACGGCTGGTGATCGATCTCAAGACCGAGATCAAGCCGCAGGTGTTCACCCTGCCGCCGGTGGCCGATTACCAGCACCGGCTGGTGATCGACGCCTACCCGGCCGTGCAGACCGATCCGCTGCTCGCCTTTCTCGACGACCAGCACACCCCAGTCCCGCCGCAGGCCGACCAGAACAAGCCGGAAGCGGCAAAGGTGGAACCGTCCAAGCCGGATCAGCCGTTGCGCCATGAGGATCTCAAGGTCGATCGCCTCGTCACCGTGGTGCTCGATCCGGGTCACGGCGGTGAGGACCCTGGCGCCGTCGGCCCGAACGGCAACCACGAAAAGACGGTGGTGTTGCAGATCGCCAAACGGCTGAAGAGCATGCTGGAGACCGAGCCCAACATGCGGGTCGTGCTGACCCGCGATGGCGACTACTTCGTGCCGCTGGGCACGCGGGTGAAGAAGGCGCGTGCAGCCAAGGCCGACCTCTTTGTCTCCATCCACGCCGATGCCTTTACCCGGCCGGACGCCAACGGCTCGTCGGTGTTCGCGCTATCCGAGCGCGGCGCCACCTCGACTGCGGCCCGCTGGCTGGCGCAGACGCAGAACGACGCCGATCTGATCGGCGGCGTGAAGCTGGACGTGAAGGATGCGCATCTGGCGCGCACGCTGATGGATCTCACCCAGACTGCCACCATCAACGACAGCCTCAAGCTCGGCAAGCACATGCTGGGCGAGCTCGGCTCGATCAACCGGCTGCACAAGGCCAAAGTGGAACAGGCCGGCTTTGCGGTGCTGAAGGCGCCGGATATTCCTTCGGTGCTGGTGGAGACCGCCTTCATCTCCAACCCGGATGAGGAACGCCGGCTGGTGTCGGACGACTATCAGCAGAAGATGGCGCTGGCGCTCTTTACCGGCATCAAGCGCTACTTCGCCGCTAACCCGCCGCTGGCGCGCACCAAGGTCGCCAGCCGATGA
- the mutL gene encoding DNA mismatch repair endonuclease MutL has translation MPRIQVLPDTLVNQIAAGEVVERPANALKELLENSLDAGAQNLNIELLAGGTKLIKVVDDGGGIEREDLALALHRHATSKIRSFDDLSRVATLGFRGEGLASIASVSRLVLTSRFDGSGHAWRVEADHGGLSEPEPAALAVGTTIEVHELYYQTPARRKFLKSDATEFAHCEDAVKRLALAHPDKQFTLLHNGRAQLRLTRGDLACRAGELLGEEFVQSGVVVDERIGPLRLWGIAGSPTLSKGSRDAQYFFVNGRFVRDKVIQHALREAYRDVLHHDRHAAYALFLELDPEGVDVNVHPTKIEVRFRESQAIYRFVLSALTKALSATRAGSTPGQVDPDTGEITFQPTGFAASPAQAMKPQDYVTAAYRQQAMPLPVVQEPLAVYDRLFGDLKRDPMAANTAVLERVVAAAPVPLPTTDDEGIPPLGFAVAQIHGVYVLAQSRDGLIVVDMHAAHERVVYEKLKTALDLDRMPTQPLLIPHVFPAERLDVATVEDNQDVLAQLGFDLSPTSPTQLAIRSVPMLLKDADAIELARAVLKDIREVGASQVLAGRQNELLATMACHGAVRANRSLTIPEMNALLREMEATERSGQCNHGRPTWFRLTMKELDGLFMRGQ, from the coding sequence ATGCCCCGCATCCAGGTTTTGCCCGATACCCTCGTCAACCAGATCGCCGCCGGCGAAGTGGTAGAACGTCCGGCCAATGCGCTGAAGGAGTTGCTGGAAAACAGCCTGGATGCTGGTGCGCAGAACCTGAATATCGAGCTCCTGGCCGGTGGTACCAAGCTGATCAAGGTGGTCGACGACGGCGGCGGTATCGAGCGCGAAGACCTTGCGCTGGCGCTGCATCGCCACGCCACCAGCAAGATCCGCAGCTTCGATGACCTCTCCCGCGTCGCCACGCTGGGCTTTCGCGGCGAGGGGCTCGCCTCCATCGCCTCGGTCTCACGGCTGGTGCTCACCAGCCGTTTCGACGGCAGCGGCCATGCCTGGCGTGTCGAGGCCGACCACGGCGGCCTCTCCGAGCCGGAACCGGCCGCCCTCGCCGTCGGCACCACCATCGAGGTGCACGAGCTCTATTACCAGACCCCGGCGCGCCGCAAGTTCCTGAAGTCCGATGCCACCGAGTTCGCCCATTGCGAGGATGCGGTCAAGCGGCTGGCGCTGGCACATCCGGACAAGCAATTCACGCTGCTGCACAACGGCCGTGCCCAGCTGCGCCTTACGCGCGGCGATCTGGCATGCCGCGCGGGCGAGCTATTGGGTGAGGAATTCGTGCAATCTGGCGTGGTGGTCGACGAGCGCATCGGCCCCTTGCGGCTGTGGGGTATCGCCGGTTCACCGACGCTCTCCAAAGGCAGTCGCGATGCGCAGTATTTCTTCGTGAATGGTCGCTTTGTGCGCGACAAGGTGATCCAGCACGCGCTGCGCGAGGCCTATCGCGACGTGCTGCATCACGACCGCCATGCGGCCTACGCGCTGTTCCTGGAGCTCGATCCGGAAGGTGTCGACGTCAACGTGCACCCGACCAAGATCGAGGTGCGCTTTCGCGAGAGCCAGGCCATCTATCGCTTCGTGCTCTCCGCGCTGACCAAGGCGCTATCCGCCACACGCGCCGGCAGCACACCCGGTCAGGTCGATCCGGACACCGGCGAGATCACCTTCCAGCCCACCGGCTTCGCGGCCTCGCCCGCGCAGGCGATGAAACCACAGGACTACGTGACCGCTGCCTACCGCCAGCAGGCGATGCCTCTGCCCGTGGTGCAGGAACCACTGGCCGTCTATGACCGGCTGTTCGGCGATCTCAAGCGCGATCCGATGGCAGCGAACACTGCGGTGCTCGAGCGCGTCGTTGCGGCTGCGCCGGTACCGCTGCCTACCACCGACGACGAGGGCATTCCGCCACTGGGCTTCGCGGTGGCGCAGATCCATGGCGTGTACGTGCTTGCGCAATCGCGCGACGGGCTGATTGTGGTCGACATGCATGCCGCGCACGAGCGGGTGGTCTACGAAAAGCTCAAGACCGCGCTGGATCTTGATCGCATGCCGACGCAGCCGCTGCTGATCCCGCATGTGTTCCCAGCGGAAAGGCTCGATGTCGCCACGGTAGAGGACAACCAGGACGTACTGGCGCAACTGGGCTTCGATCTCTCGCCCACTTCACCCACCCAGCTCGCGATCCGCTCGGTACCCATGCTGCTGAAGGACGCGGACGCCATCGAACTCGCCCGCGCCGTGCTGAAGGACATTCGCGAGGTCGGTGCGAGCCAGGTGCTGGCCGGCCGGCAGAACGAGCTGCTTGCCACCATGGCCTGTCATGGCGCCGTGCGTGCCAACCGCAGCCTGACCATTCCGGAGATGAACGCACTGCTGCGCGAGATGGAAGCCACCGAGCGCAGCGGCCAGTGCAACCACGGCCGCCCCACCTGGTTCCGCCTGACGATGAAGGAGCTCGACGGGCTCTTCATGCGAGGACAGTGA
- the queG gene encoding tRNA epoxyqueuosine(34) reductase QueG, protein MHEELGILDGVEVAAQIKRWATELGFARAAITGTDLSHAEAGLTAWLEAGFHGEMDYMARHGLKRARPAELVPGTRSIVSVFLPYLPPSSAQSEAVLADGAKAYLSRYALGRDYHKVLRNKLQQLADRLAERIGPFGHRVFVDSAPVLEVELAERAGLGWRGKHTLLINRDHGSFFFLGELFTDLALPLDPPTENEHCGRCTRCLELCPTRAIVAPYTVDARRCISYLTIELKGSIPVEFRPMLGNRVYGCDDCQLVCPWNRFAAQTGEGDFHVRHGLDDVELVELFAWSESDFQQRMAGSAIYRIGYERWLRNLAVGLGNAPRSAPVIAALRTRQDDASALVREHVVWALAQHGEAV, encoded by the coding sequence ATGCATGAAGAGCTCGGAATCCTGGATGGCGTAGAAGTGGCGGCGCAGATCAAGCGCTGGGCCACGGAGCTGGGGTTTGCCCGCGCGGCCATTACCGGCACCGATCTCAGCCATGCCGAGGCAGGGCTCACCGCGTGGCTGGAGGCGGGCTTCCATGGCGAGATGGATTATATGGCACGCCATGGCCTCAAACGCGCCCGCCCGGCTGAGCTGGTACCGGGCACACGTTCCATCGTCAGCGTGTTCCTGCCCTATTTGCCGCCTTCGTCGGCGCAGAGCGAGGCGGTGCTGGCCGATGGTGCCAAGGCCTATCTGTCGCGCTATGCGCTGGGGCGCGACTACCACAAGGTACTGCGCAACAAGTTGCAGCAGCTGGCTGATCGGCTGGCTGAGCGGATCGGGCCGTTCGGCCATCGCGTGTTTGTCGATTCGGCGCCGGTGCTGGAGGTGGAGCTTGCCGAGCGGGCCGGCCTGGGTTGGCGCGGCAAGCACACGCTGTTGATCAACCGCGATCATGGCTCGTTTTTCTTTCTGGGCGAGCTGTTCACCGACCTGGCGTTGCCGCTCGATCCGCCGACCGAGAACGAGCATTGCGGTCGTTGCACCCGTTGCCTCGAGCTGTGCCCGACCCGCGCCATTGTTGCGCCGTACACGGTCGATGCGCGCCGCTGCATCTCCTACCTGACCATCGAGCTCAAGGGCAGTATTCCCGTCGAGTTCCGGCCCATGCTGGGCAATCGTGTCTATGGTTGCGACGACTGCCAGCTGGTCTGCCCGTGGAACCGCTTCGCCGCGCAGACCGGCGAGGGCGATTTCCATGTGCGCCATGGCCTCGACGACGTGGAGCTGGTCGAACTGTTTGCCTGGAGCGAGTCCGATTTCCAGCAGCGCATGGCCGGCAGCGCCATCTACCGCATCGGCTACGAGCGCTGGCTGCGCAACCTGGCGGTCGGGCTTGGCAACGCCCCACGCTCGGCGCCAGTGATCGCTGCGCTGCGCACCCGGCAGGATGATGCCAGCGCGCTGGTACGCGAGCACGTGGTCTGGGCGCTGGCACAGCATGGAGAAGCGGTTTGA
- the miaA gene encoding tRNA (adenosine(37)-N6)-dimethylallyltransferase MiaA: MSPALFLMGPTASGKTACAMALVEAGLPVELISVDSALVFRGMDIGTAKPTVAELERAPHQLIDIISPEAAYSAAQFRDDALRLMADITARGRLPVLVGGTMLYFNTLQHGIHDLPQADPALRAQLHADAERLGWPALHARLATLDPATAARLSPNDQQRIERALEICLTAGRPMSELLAQPASQPLPYALTKLALLPNDRAVLHQRIAQRFDTMLAQGLVEEVAGLRSRYALSLDLPSMRCVGYRQAWEYLDGEIDLATLRDKGIAATRQLAKRQLTWLRGMDDVEALDCLQPDLVTAVLARTRQLLVAAG, translated from the coding sequence ATGAGCCCCGCCCTCTTCCTGATGGGCCCGACCGCCTCGGGCAAGACCGCCTGCGCCATGGCGCTGGTCGAGGCCGGGCTGCCGGTGGAGCTGATCTCGGTCGATTCCGCCTTGGTGTTCCGCGGCATGGATATCGGCACCGCCAAGCCCACAGTAGCTGAGCTCGAGCGAGCGCCGCACCAGTTGATCGACATCATCAGCCCGGAGGCGGCCTATTCGGCGGCGCAGTTCCGCGACGACGCGCTGCGGCTGATGGCGGACATCACCGCGCGCGGCCGGCTGCCGGTGCTGGTCGGCGGCACAATGCTCTACTTCAACACGCTGCAGCACGGCATCCACGATCTGCCGCAGGCCGATCCGGCGCTGCGCGCCCAGCTGCATGCCGATGCCGAGCGACTCGGTTGGCCAGCGCTGCATGCGCGTCTGGCCACGCTCGATCCGGCAACTGCAGCGCGATTGTCACCCAACGATCAGCAGCGGATCGAGCGCGCGCTGGAGATCTGCCTCACTGCCGGTCGGCCGATGTCCGAGCTGCTGGCACAACCAGCGTCGCAGCCACTGCCCTATGCGCTGACCAAGCTTGCGCTGCTGCCGAACGACCGCGCGGTGCTGCACCAGCGCATCGCGCAGCGCTTCGACACCATGTTGGCGCAGGGCCTCGTCGAGGAGGTCGCCGGTTTGCGCAGTCGCTATGCGCTGTCGCTCGATCTGCCGTCGATGCGCTGCGTCGGCTACCGCCAGGCCTGGGAATACCTCGATGGCGAGATCGATCTCGCCACGCTGCGCGACAAGGGCATCGCGGCAACGCGCCAGCTCGCCAAGCGCCAGCTCACCTGGCTGCGCGGCATGGACGATGTGGAAGCCCTCGATTGCCTGCAGCCCGATCTCGTCACGGCTGTGCTGGCGCGGACACGGCAGCTGCTGGTCGCTGCGGGATGA
- the tsaE gene encoding tRNA (adenosine(37)-N6)-threonylcarbamoyltransferase complex ATPase subunit type 1 TsaE gives MHTVDDTRKLFLADEAATLALGAALAQALAPGLVVFLEGDLGAGKTTLTRGLLRALGYTGRVKSPTYTLVEPYVVSNLYLYHFDLYRFHDPSEWEDAGFRDYFNPDSVCLIEWADKAAALLPEPDWLIRLSPHGEGRQAEIAARTENGTRWLARLDLPN, from the coding sequence ATGCATACCGTTGATGATACGCGAAAGCTGTTTCTCGCCGACGAAGCGGCCACGCTGGCGCTGGGCGCCGCGCTGGCGCAGGCACTGGCGCCGGGCCTCGTCGTCTTCCTCGAAGGCGACCTCGGCGCGGGCAAAACCACGCTCACGCGCGGGTTGTTGCGCGCGCTTGGCTACACCGGCCGCGTGAAAAGCCCCACCTATACGCTGGTTGAACCTTATGTTGTTTCGAATTTATACTTGTATCACTTTGATTTGTATCGATTTCACGACCCTTCCGAATGGGAAGACGCCGGCTTTCGCGATTACTTCAATCCGGACAGCGTCTGCCTGATCGAATGGGCCGACAAGGCTGCGGCGCTATTGCCCGAGCCCGATTGGCTGATCCGGCTCTCGCCTCACGGCGAAGGCAGGCAAGCTGAAATCGCCGCCCGAACCGAAAACGGAACCCGATGGCTCGCCCGACTCGACCTGCCGAACTGA